In Acropora muricata isolate sample 2 chromosome 11, ASM3666990v1, whole genome shotgun sequence, one DNA window encodes the following:
- the LOC136889773 gene encoding zinc finger protein 862-like isoform X1: protein MFLILWCYYIKKMVFPFYHTTENQVEPERVDTQAAASEFAPEEREIAGDSPLGNSSSQPNISNKQQSASSGSHLVTTSIASPQDNSNPFSEDNHKTLLTELFQASDGVVHSYICPRGCHISKEEEARLKSLKKTFNHDTFLTKQSWWLCYQEGQGLYCILCKKHGAKNMQNKESKFAETPGVRFHSDAIKGHANVKAHKDALSAEYMQRVSSIYQQHREEALYKGSAYKKAFACAYFLMKESLPNVKFMPLIKFIEKACEVTQLSHFNHTSPASHREMFLELGAAVKDGVLENVPKEGPIGLLTDEATDISVTSQLITFVQFFNKAMGKTDTAFLGIQDILEEHDAPDAMTITEKLEHLLQENNLSVESVAAMATDGAKVMTGRNEGVVAKLRRKKTNKNLIGVHCICHNLQLACNDSNDEKYISNVLQTLRQLWYFMENSPKRTKAYLKIQMELKKINLVNKKGRKIVARKLKKACKTRWLSYERSVSSLLSEFEAVLLFLHMFADSEATAAGLLKKVQNARFVGTLYILGDVLPILSELSLTFQSGYLNFSQIGPSIEMARLRLSNVLEDKSPLEKLERDIDSLTAMSSELTFPRNVYDQLEGLLRKYITSLLQNIEDRFAGSKQTLQAFSIFDPCNVPKENEPGFLTYGDKHIATLADFLYDSRDGDCRIREEAKLKAQWMTLKFLIKDVLEDMPPEIKEAKAGHLTSTEWFINKLLTNRNAFRSYSEVLKLAEIAAVIPVSNAWPERGASSMKHIKSRLRSCLKSDLLNALMQVAVNGPPVLESLPVVETAVKNWLGRKNRRKKKNATASSNLMATVSEPVVTEPITVDAACQTTFPSIEEEVQEVASALDLCVENDDFDTDSDSAIESGEEDSYIDV from the exons ATGTTTTTAATACTGTGGTGCTATTATATAAAGAAAATGGTATTCCCTTTTTATCACACAACAGAAAATCAGGTTGAGCCGGAAAGAGTGGACACCCAAGCAGCTGCATCTGAATTTGCACCCGAAGAAAGGGAAATAGCTGGCGACAGTCCTCTTGGCAATTCCAGTTCTCAACCCAAT atttctAATAAGCAGCAATCTGCCTCCAGTGGCTCTCATTTAGTGACAACATCAATAGCATCTCCCCAG GATAACTCAAACCCGTTCAGTGAAGATAACCACAAGACCCTGCTGACTGAGCTCTTTCAAGCCAGTGATGGTGTTGTCCATTCATACATTTGCCCTAGGGGCTGTCATATTTCTAAGGAAGAGGAAGCCCGCCTGAAATCTTTAAAGAAAACCTTCAATCACGATACTTTCCTCACCAAACAGTCTTGGTGGCTTTGCTATCAAGAGGGCCAAGGGCTTTACTGCATTTTATGCAAAAAGCATGGTGCAAAAAATATGCagaacaaagaaagcaaatttgCTGAAACACCTGGGGTTCGATTTCATTCAGATGCAATTAAAGGACACGCGAATGTAAAAGCTCACAAAGATGCGCTTTCTGCAGAGTACATGCAGAGGGTGTCGTCTATCTACCAACAGCACAGGGAAGAAGCCCTTTACAAGGGTAGTGCCTACAAGAAGGCATTTGCATGCGCATATTTCCTAATGAAAGAATCACTCCCCAATGTCAAGTTCATGCCTTTAATCAAGTTCATTGAAAAGGCTTGTGAGGTCACACAACTTAGTCACTTCAACCACACGTCACCAGCCAGTCATAGAGAAATGTTTTTGGAACTTGGTGCTGCAGTGAAAGATGGTGTTCTCGAGAATGTTCCAAAAGAAGGACCAATTGGCTTGTTAACTGACGAGGCAACTGACATTTCCGTAACATCCCAACTTATTActtttgttcagttttttaACAAAGCCATGGGTAAAACAGATACTGCATTTCTGGGAATACAAGATATCCTTGAAGAACATGATGCGCCAGACGCTATGACCATCACAGAGAAATTGGAACATTTACTCCAAGAGAATAACCTCAGTGTAGAATCCGTTGCTGCCATGGCTACTGATGGGGCAAAAGTGATGACGGGTAGAAATGAAGGCGTTGTAGCAAAATTGCGGCGaaagaaaaccaacaagaaTCTCATTGGGGTTCATTGCATCTGCCATAATCTTCAGTTGGCTTGCAATGATTCTAACGATGAAAAGTACATCAGCAATGTCTTACAAACCTTAAGACAGCTTTGGTACTTCATGGAAAACTCACCAAAACGGACCAAAGCGTATCTCAAGATTCAGATGGAACTGAAGAAAATTAATCTTGTAAATAAAAAAGGACGGAAGATAGTGGCGCGAAAACTGAAGAAGGCGTGCAAGACAAGGTGGCTGAGCTATGAAAGGTCTGTCTCCTCCTTACTAAGTGAATTTGAAGCTGTACTGCTGTTCTTGCACATGTTCGCAGATTCAGAAGCAACTGCTGCTGGCCTGCTAAAGAAGGTGCAGAATGCCAGATTTGTGGGTACTTTGTACATTCTGGGAGATGTTTTGCCCATATTGAGTGAGCTGTCACTTACGTTCCAGAGTGGGTACCTCAACTTCTCTCAGATTGGCCCCAGCATAGAAATGGCTAGATTGAGACTTTCAAATGTCCTGGAAGACAAGAGTCCCTTGGAGAAGTTGGAACGTGACATTGATTCGCTCACAGCAATGTCATCTGAACTGACATTTCCAAGAAATGTCTATGACCAGTTAGAGGGGCTGTTAAGGAAATACATCACCTCATTACTTCAGAACATCGAAGATCGTTTTGCTGGAAGCAAGCAAACATTACAAGCATTCTCCATCTTTGACCCGTGTAATGTCCCAAAGGAAAATGAGCCTGGTTTTCTGACATACGGTGACAAGCACATTGCAACCCTTGCTGACTTCTTGTATGACAGTAGGGATGGCGACTGCAGGATTAGAGAAGAAGCTAAACTCAAAGCACAATGGATGACGTTAAAGTTTCTGATCAAAGATGTCCTAGAAGACATGCCTCCCGAAATAAAGGAAGCAAAGGCAGGCCACCTGACCTCCACTGAGTGGTTTATCAACAAACTGCTAACTAACAGGAACGCCTTCCGAAGTTATTCTGAAGTTCTCAAGTTAGCAGAGATAGCAGCCGTTATCCCTGTAAGCAATGCATGGCCCGAAAGAGGCGCTAGTTCCATGAAACACATCAAGAGCAGGCTGAGGTCTTGTCTTAAGTCTGACCTGCTTAATGCACTCATGCAGGTTGCTGTCAATGGACCACCAGTTCTCGAAAGTCTGCCTGTGGTGGAAACTGCAGTAAAGAACTGGCTAGGGagaaaaaacagaagaaaaaaaaagaatgcgaCTGCTTCAAGCAACCTGATGGCAACAGTAAGCGAGCCAGTTGTCACTGAACCAATCACTGTGGATGCTGCTTGTCAGACCACCTTCCCAAGCATTGAAGAGGAGGTTCAGGAAGTAGCAAGTGCTTTAGATCTGTGTGTTGAAAACGACGACTTTGACACAGATAGTGACAGTGCCATAGAGAGTGGGGAAGAAGATTCATACATTGATGTTTGA
- the LOC136889773 gene encoding zinc finger protein 862-like isoform X2 — MSGRRERDITSFFVKRRRVEENQVEPERVDTQAAASEFAPEEREIAGDSPLGNSSSQPNISNKQQSASSGSHLVTTSIASPQDNSNPFSEDNHKTLLTELFQASDGVVHSYICPRGCHISKEEEARLKSLKKTFNHDTFLTKQSWWLCYQEGQGLYCILCKKHGAKNMQNKESKFAETPGVRFHSDAIKGHANVKAHKDALSAEYMQRVSSIYQQHREEALYKGSAYKKAFACAYFLMKESLPNVKFMPLIKFIEKACEVTQLSHFNHTSPASHREMFLELGAAVKDGVLENVPKEGPIGLLTDEATDISVTSQLITFVQFFNKAMGKTDTAFLGIQDILEEHDAPDAMTITEKLEHLLQENNLSVESVAAMATDGAKVMTGRNEGVVAKLRRKKTNKNLIGVHCICHNLQLACNDSNDEKYISNVLQTLRQLWYFMENSPKRTKAYLKIQMELKKINLVNKKGRKIVARKLKKACKTRWLSYERSVSSLLSEFEAVLLFLHMFADSEATAAGLLKKVQNARFVGTLYILGDVLPILSELSLTFQSGYLNFSQIGPSIEMARLRLSNVLEDKSPLEKLERDIDSLTAMSSELTFPRNVYDQLEGLLRKYITSLLQNIEDRFAGSKQTLQAFSIFDPCNVPKENEPGFLTYGDKHIATLADFLYDSRDGDCRIREEAKLKAQWMTLKFLIKDVLEDMPPEIKEAKAGHLTSTEWFINKLLTNRNAFRSYSEVLKLAEIAAVIPVSNAWPERGASSMKHIKSRLRSCLKSDLLNALMQVAVNGPPVLESLPVVETAVKNWLGRKNRRKKKNATASSNLMATVSEPVVTEPITVDAACQTTFPSIEEEVQEVASALDLCVENDDFDTDSDSAIESGEEDSYIDV; from the exons ATGTCTGGACGAAGAGAGCGCGACATAACAAgcttttttgttaaaagaagAAGGGTTGAAG AAAATCAGGTTGAGCCGGAAAGAGTGGACACCCAAGCAGCTGCATCTGAATTTGCACCCGAAGAAAGGGAAATAGCTGGCGACAGTCCTCTTGGCAATTCCAGTTCTCAACCCAAT atttctAATAAGCAGCAATCTGCCTCCAGTGGCTCTCATTTAGTGACAACATCAATAGCATCTCCCCAG GATAACTCAAACCCGTTCAGTGAAGATAACCACAAGACCCTGCTGACTGAGCTCTTTCAAGCCAGTGATGGTGTTGTCCATTCATACATTTGCCCTAGGGGCTGTCATATTTCTAAGGAAGAGGAAGCCCGCCTGAAATCTTTAAAGAAAACCTTCAATCACGATACTTTCCTCACCAAACAGTCTTGGTGGCTTTGCTATCAAGAGGGCCAAGGGCTTTACTGCATTTTATGCAAAAAGCATGGTGCAAAAAATATGCagaacaaagaaagcaaatttgCTGAAACACCTGGGGTTCGATTTCATTCAGATGCAATTAAAGGACACGCGAATGTAAAAGCTCACAAAGATGCGCTTTCTGCAGAGTACATGCAGAGGGTGTCGTCTATCTACCAACAGCACAGGGAAGAAGCCCTTTACAAGGGTAGTGCCTACAAGAAGGCATTTGCATGCGCATATTTCCTAATGAAAGAATCACTCCCCAATGTCAAGTTCATGCCTTTAATCAAGTTCATTGAAAAGGCTTGTGAGGTCACACAACTTAGTCACTTCAACCACACGTCACCAGCCAGTCATAGAGAAATGTTTTTGGAACTTGGTGCTGCAGTGAAAGATGGTGTTCTCGAGAATGTTCCAAAAGAAGGACCAATTGGCTTGTTAACTGACGAGGCAACTGACATTTCCGTAACATCCCAACTTATTActtttgttcagttttttaACAAAGCCATGGGTAAAACAGATACTGCATTTCTGGGAATACAAGATATCCTTGAAGAACATGATGCGCCAGACGCTATGACCATCACAGAGAAATTGGAACATTTACTCCAAGAGAATAACCTCAGTGTAGAATCCGTTGCTGCCATGGCTACTGATGGGGCAAAAGTGATGACGGGTAGAAATGAAGGCGTTGTAGCAAAATTGCGGCGaaagaaaaccaacaagaaTCTCATTGGGGTTCATTGCATCTGCCATAATCTTCAGTTGGCTTGCAATGATTCTAACGATGAAAAGTACATCAGCAATGTCTTACAAACCTTAAGACAGCTTTGGTACTTCATGGAAAACTCACCAAAACGGACCAAAGCGTATCTCAAGATTCAGATGGAACTGAAGAAAATTAATCTTGTAAATAAAAAAGGACGGAAGATAGTGGCGCGAAAACTGAAGAAGGCGTGCAAGACAAGGTGGCTGAGCTATGAAAGGTCTGTCTCCTCCTTACTAAGTGAATTTGAAGCTGTACTGCTGTTCTTGCACATGTTCGCAGATTCAGAAGCAACTGCTGCTGGCCTGCTAAAGAAGGTGCAGAATGCCAGATTTGTGGGTACTTTGTACATTCTGGGAGATGTTTTGCCCATATTGAGTGAGCTGTCACTTACGTTCCAGAGTGGGTACCTCAACTTCTCTCAGATTGGCCCCAGCATAGAAATGGCTAGATTGAGACTTTCAAATGTCCTGGAAGACAAGAGTCCCTTGGAGAAGTTGGAACGTGACATTGATTCGCTCACAGCAATGTCATCTGAACTGACATTTCCAAGAAATGTCTATGACCAGTTAGAGGGGCTGTTAAGGAAATACATCACCTCATTACTTCAGAACATCGAAGATCGTTTTGCTGGAAGCAAGCAAACATTACAAGCATTCTCCATCTTTGACCCGTGTAATGTCCCAAAGGAAAATGAGCCTGGTTTTCTGACATACGGTGACAAGCACATTGCAACCCTTGCTGACTTCTTGTATGACAGTAGGGATGGCGACTGCAGGATTAGAGAAGAAGCTAAACTCAAAGCACAATGGATGACGTTAAAGTTTCTGATCAAAGATGTCCTAGAAGACATGCCTCCCGAAATAAAGGAAGCAAAGGCAGGCCACCTGACCTCCACTGAGTGGTTTATCAACAAACTGCTAACTAACAGGAACGCCTTCCGAAGTTATTCTGAAGTTCTCAAGTTAGCAGAGATAGCAGCCGTTATCCCTGTAAGCAATGCATGGCCCGAAAGAGGCGCTAGTTCCATGAAACACATCAAGAGCAGGCTGAGGTCTTGTCTTAAGTCTGACCTGCTTAATGCACTCATGCAGGTTGCTGTCAATGGACCACCAGTTCTCGAAAGTCTGCCTGTGGTGGAAACTGCAGTAAAGAACTGGCTAGGGagaaaaaacagaagaaaaaaaaagaatgcgaCTGCTTCAAGCAACCTGATGGCAACAGTAAGCGAGCCAGTTGTCACTGAACCAATCACTGTGGATGCTGCTTGTCAGACCACCTTCCCAAGCATTGAAGAGGAGGTTCAGGAAGTAGCAAGTGCTTTAGATCTGTGTGTTGAAAACGACGACTTTGACACAGATAGTGACAGTGCCATAGAGAGTGGGGAAGAAGATTCATACATTGATGTTTGA